A part of Miscanthus floridulus cultivar M001 chromosome 6, ASM1932011v1, whole genome shotgun sequence genomic DNA contains:
- the LOC136456574 gene encoding uncharacterized protein At4g18490-like isoform X2, which translates to MGMSDLDFSSPQKKKVKHSSSNADLSEEKKETDKDNFSFSFDFNELGKFSLDGKLGIEEKSTSRFTGKSDPVSSEVKKDTQRCLSAKGNAILEENNSTDKAHTLDTCTLRPSHLTNHESVKNVSQPTSNINAADSSDKMQEHTSVNPATMEQTKVDSVLNDNPGEQPKEIYPMKAAVNIPSQDFSCIAISSEDPIQGLADPVNSNDEPIVNSGKVHVSRESNDDEQLNGLRSRDTSIINPNVSRRPVGQFNSRNEVLEESVSLNEGSQDNQSFSGAPKKFLKKTSHGTKNTEEEISGPKSLSCSMQREIRSVEPALMKERGSFSLLSKSVHMKATRVELASETALNQLSSASKVIKKMTTHPTDLEREHMQANAVPDKSKTALPKTYSKPASNGLLATSMNVKGDRNAKLGLEPPISGNSSLLNARRSTANSAGHKVVANHVLLKSSNASDSLQGVPSKDNKISTISQLTGARITKLGIRSPKSDMVPEKESVQVSGTKGSPVTTSRILDSIPEGKPALPSPSIMQKVPEESVLDPKAPKVLKHIMRSPAVRKSPRTVPELGNEMILGSGTPKAHVDNAISSRMPPGMEAISDLELPVLLENDGNIERAEACRKELEDICILLKRKHAEAKELAVRAIVNNNTMLMLNHPMIEEKICSIQKFANNLRSKKYLFEEVGTINAH; encoded by the exons ATGGGCATGTCTGATCTGGATTTTTCTAGCCCTCAGAAGAAAAAAGTGAAGCACAGCAGTTCAAATGCAGATCTTTCTGAAGAGAAAAAGGAAACTGACAAGGACAATTTCTCCTTTTCCTTTGATTTCAACGA GCTGGGAAAGTTTAGTCTTGATGGAAAGCTAGGAATTGAAGAAAAGAGTACGAGTAGATTTACTGGCAAATCTGACCCTGTCTCCTCAGAGGTTAAGAAGGATACACAAAGATGTCTTTCAGCCAAGGGCAATGCTATTCTTGAAGAGAATAATAGTACGGACAAAGCACATACACTTGATACTTGCACTTTGAGACCTTCTCATCTAACCAATCATGAGAGTGTGAAGAATGTCAGTCAACCGACTTCAAATATCAATGCTGCTGATTCATCTGACAAGATGCAAGAACATACCAGTGTTAATCCTGCTACAATGGAACAAACTAAAGTAGATTCAGTGCTCAATGACAATCCTGGAGAGCAACCTAAAGAGATATACCCAATGAAGGCAGCTGTTAACATACCTTCTCAGGATTTCTCCTGCATTGCCATATCTAGTGAAGATCCAATACAAGGGCTAGCAGATCCTGTGAACAGTAACGATGAACCTATAGTGAACTCTGGTAAAGTTCATGTATCAAGGGAGAGTAATGACGATGAGCAGTTGAATGGTTTACGATCCAGGGACACCAGCATTATTAATCCCAATGTCTCAAGAAGACCGGTGGGCCAGTTTAATTCCCGGAATGAGGTTCTGGAGGAAAGTGTTTCGCTTAATGAAGGAAGTCAAGACAACCAAAGTTTTAGTGGCGCTCCTAAGAAGTTTTTAAAGAAGACATCACATGGGACAAAGAATACTGAGGAAGAGATTTCAGGTCCCAAGAGTCTCTCTTGTTCAATGCAGAG GGAAATCAGAAGTGTTGAACCTGCACTGATGAAGGAGAGAGGAAGCTTCTCTCTTTTATCCAAGTCTGTACATATGAAAGCAACTAGGGTCGAACTAGCTTCAGAAACAGCCTTAAATCAATTGTCCAGTGCAAGTAAAGTGATAAAAAAGATGACTACACATCCTACAGACTTGGAGAG GGAACACATGCAAGCTAATGCAGTACCTGACAAATCTAAAACTGCTTTACCAAAAACATACAGCAAGCCAGCATCAAATGGTCTATTGGCCACCTCCATGAATGTCAAAGGTGACAGGAATGCCAAATTAGG CCTTGAGCCTCCTATCTCGGGGAACTCGTCTCTACTGAATGCTCGAAGGAGCACAGCAAATAGCGCTGGACATAAAGTTGTTGCAAATCatgtgcttctgaaaagtagCAATGCTTCTGATTCATTGCAAGGTGTTCCTTCCAAAGATAATAAAATATCAACAATTTCTCAACTGACAGGAGCAAG AATTACAAAATTAGGAATCAGAAGTCCGAAGTCTGACatggttccagagaaggaatcaGTACAAGTGAGTGGGACAAAGGGTTCCCCTGTAACAACATCGAGAATCCTTGACTCCATTCCTGAAGGAAAACCTGCACTGCCTAGCCCATCCATAATGCAGAAAGTTCCTGAG GAATCTGTTCTAGATCCAAAAGCTCCTAAAGTGCTCAAACACATCATGAGATCACCAGCTGTAAG AAAATCACCTCGAACTGTTCCAGAGTTGGGAAATGAAATG ATTCTGGGAAGTGGAACTCCAAAAGCTCATGTGGATAATGCAATCTCTTCACGTATGCCACCTGGGATGGAAGCCATTTCAGATCTAGAGCTGCCTGTGTTGTTAGAAAATGATGGAAACATAGAAAGAGCTGAGGCTTGTAGAAAGGAGCTTGAGGAT ATATGCATTCTATTGAAAAGGAAacatgcagaagctaaagagctaGCAGTTCGGGCTATCGTTAACAACAATACAATGCTGATGTTAAACCACCCAATGATTGAGGAGAAAAT TTGCTCTATTCAGAAATTCGCAAACAACCTGAGATCCAAGAAGTACTTATTTGAGGAAGTTGGCACCATTAACGCT CACTGA
- the LOC136456574 gene encoding uncharacterized protein At4g18490-like isoform X1: MDESRKRAVSTANAKNISSSLDEDFGNDFLSSWKLPKSGKDTIDFTVPKSSKKFSFDNLDDFGLDGAFDKLPSFQMGMSDLDFSSPQKKKVKHSSSNADLSEEKKETDKDNFSFSFDFNELGKFSLDGKLGIEEKSTSRFTGKSDPVSSEVKKDTQRCLSAKGNAILEENNSTDKAHTLDTCTLRPSHLTNHESVKNVSQPTSNINAADSSDKMQEHTSVNPATMEQTKVDSVLNDNPGEQPKEIYPMKAAVNIPSQDFSCIAISSEDPIQGLADPVNSNDEPIVNSGKVHVSRESNDDEQLNGLRSRDTSIINPNVSRRPVGQFNSRNEVLEESVSLNEGSQDNQSFSGAPKKFLKKTSHGTKNTEEEISGPKSLSCSMQREIRSVEPALMKERGSFSLLSKSVHMKATRVELASETALNQLSSASKVIKKMTTHPTDLEREHMQANAVPDKSKTALPKTYSKPASNGLLATSMNVKGDRNAKLGLEPPISGNSSLLNARRSTANSAGHKVVANHVLLKSSNASDSLQGVPSKDNKISTISQLTGARITKLGIRSPKSDMVPEKESVQVSGTKGSPVTTSRILDSIPEGKPALPSPSIMQKVPEESVLDPKAPKVLKHIMRSPAVRKSPRTVPELGNEMILGSGTPKAHVDNAISSRMPPGMEAISDLELPVLLENDGNIERAEACRKELEDICILLKRKHAEAKELAVRAIVNNNTMLMLNHPMIEEKICSIQKFANNLRSKKYLFEEVGTINAH; encoded by the exons ATGGACGAATCACGAAAAAGAGCTGTCTCTACTGCAAATGCTAAAAATATAAGTTCATCCCTTG ATGAAGACTTTGGGAATGATTTTCTTTCATCTTGGAAGTTACCAAAATCAGGAAAAGACACAATTGACTTCACAGTTCCAAAGAGTAGCAAGAAATTCAGCTTTGACAATCT AGATGATTTTGGGCTTGATGGAGCCTTTGACAAATTACCATCCTTTCAAATGGGCATGTCTGATCTGGATTTTTCTAGCCCTCAGAAGAAAAAAGTGAAGCACAGCAGTTCAAATGCAGATCTTTCTGAAGAGAAAAAGGAAACTGACAAGGACAATTTCTCCTTTTCCTTTGATTTCAACGA GCTGGGAAAGTTTAGTCTTGATGGAAAGCTAGGAATTGAAGAAAAGAGTACGAGTAGATTTACTGGCAAATCTGACCCTGTCTCCTCAGAGGTTAAGAAGGATACACAAAGATGTCTTTCAGCCAAGGGCAATGCTATTCTTGAAGAGAATAATAGTACGGACAAAGCACATACACTTGATACTTGCACTTTGAGACCTTCTCATCTAACCAATCATGAGAGTGTGAAGAATGTCAGTCAACCGACTTCAAATATCAATGCTGCTGATTCATCTGACAAGATGCAAGAACATACCAGTGTTAATCCTGCTACAATGGAACAAACTAAAGTAGATTCAGTGCTCAATGACAATCCTGGAGAGCAACCTAAAGAGATATACCCAATGAAGGCAGCTGTTAACATACCTTCTCAGGATTTCTCCTGCATTGCCATATCTAGTGAAGATCCAATACAAGGGCTAGCAGATCCTGTGAACAGTAACGATGAACCTATAGTGAACTCTGGTAAAGTTCATGTATCAAGGGAGAGTAATGACGATGAGCAGTTGAATGGTTTACGATCCAGGGACACCAGCATTATTAATCCCAATGTCTCAAGAAGACCGGTGGGCCAGTTTAATTCCCGGAATGAGGTTCTGGAGGAAAGTGTTTCGCTTAATGAAGGAAGTCAAGACAACCAAAGTTTTAGTGGCGCTCCTAAGAAGTTTTTAAAGAAGACATCACATGGGACAAAGAATACTGAGGAAGAGATTTCAGGTCCCAAGAGTCTCTCTTGTTCAATGCAGAG GGAAATCAGAAGTGTTGAACCTGCACTGATGAAGGAGAGAGGAAGCTTCTCTCTTTTATCCAAGTCTGTACATATGAAAGCAACTAGGGTCGAACTAGCTTCAGAAACAGCCTTAAATCAATTGTCCAGTGCAAGTAAAGTGATAAAAAAGATGACTACACATCCTACAGACTTGGAGAG GGAACACATGCAAGCTAATGCAGTACCTGACAAATCTAAAACTGCTTTACCAAAAACATACAGCAAGCCAGCATCAAATGGTCTATTGGCCACCTCCATGAATGTCAAAGGTGACAGGAATGCCAAATTAGG CCTTGAGCCTCCTATCTCGGGGAACTCGTCTCTACTGAATGCTCGAAGGAGCACAGCAAATAGCGCTGGACATAAAGTTGTTGCAAATCatgtgcttctgaaaagtagCAATGCTTCTGATTCATTGCAAGGTGTTCCTTCCAAAGATAATAAAATATCAACAATTTCTCAACTGACAGGAGCAAG AATTACAAAATTAGGAATCAGAAGTCCGAAGTCTGACatggttccagagaaggaatcaGTACAAGTGAGTGGGACAAAGGGTTCCCCTGTAACAACATCGAGAATCCTTGACTCCATTCCTGAAGGAAAACCTGCACTGCCTAGCCCATCCATAATGCAGAAAGTTCCTGAG GAATCTGTTCTAGATCCAAAAGCTCCTAAAGTGCTCAAACACATCATGAGATCACCAGCTGTAAG AAAATCACCTCGAACTGTTCCAGAGTTGGGAAATGAAATG ATTCTGGGAAGTGGAACTCCAAAAGCTCATGTGGATAATGCAATCTCTTCACGTATGCCACCTGGGATGGAAGCCATTTCAGATCTAGAGCTGCCTGTGTTGTTAGAAAATGATGGAAACATAGAAAGAGCTGAGGCTTGTAGAAAGGAGCTTGAGGAT ATATGCATTCTATTGAAAAGGAAacatgcagaagctaaagagctaGCAGTTCGGGCTATCGTTAACAACAATACAATGCTGATGTTAAACCACCCAATGATTGAGGAGAAAAT TTGCTCTATTCAGAAATTCGCAAACAACCTGAGATCCAAGAAGTACTTATTTGAGGAAGTTGGCACCATTAACGCT CACTGA
- the LOC136456574 gene encoding uncharacterized protein At4g18490-like isoform X3: MDESRKRAVSTANAKNISSSLDEDFGNDFLSSWKLPKSGKDTIDFTVPKSSKKFSFDNLDDFGLDGAFDKLPSFQMGMSDLDFSSPQKKKVKHSSSNADLSEEKKETDKDNFSFSFDFNELGKFSLDGKLGIEEKSTSRFTGKSDPVSSEVKKDTQRCLSAKGNAILEENNSTDKAHTLDTCTLRPSHLTNHESVKNVSQPTSNINAADSSDKMQEHTSVNPATMEQTKVDSVLNDNPGEQPKEIYPMKAAVNIPSQDFSCIAISSEDPIQGLADPVNSNDEPIVNSGKVHVSRESNDDEQLNGLRSRDTSIINPNVSRRPVGQFNSRNEVLEESVSLNEGSQDNQSFSGAPKKFLKKTSHGTKNTEEEISGPKSLSCSMQSLEPPISGNSSLLNARRSTANSAGHKVVANHVLLKSSNASDSLQGVPSKDNKISTISQLTGARITKLGIRSPKSDMVPEKESVQVSGTKGSPVTTSRILDSIPEGKPALPSPSIMQKVPEESVLDPKAPKVLKHIMRSPAVRKSPRTVPELGNEMILGSGTPKAHVDNAISSRMPPGMEAISDLELPVLLENDGNIERAEACRKELEDICILLKRKHAEAKELAVRAIVNNNTMLMLNHPMIEEKICSIQKFANNLRSKKYLFEEVGTINAH; this comes from the exons ATGGACGAATCACGAAAAAGAGCTGTCTCTACTGCAAATGCTAAAAATATAAGTTCATCCCTTG ATGAAGACTTTGGGAATGATTTTCTTTCATCTTGGAAGTTACCAAAATCAGGAAAAGACACAATTGACTTCACAGTTCCAAAGAGTAGCAAGAAATTCAGCTTTGACAATCT AGATGATTTTGGGCTTGATGGAGCCTTTGACAAATTACCATCCTTTCAAATGGGCATGTCTGATCTGGATTTTTCTAGCCCTCAGAAGAAAAAAGTGAAGCACAGCAGTTCAAATGCAGATCTTTCTGAAGAGAAAAAGGAAACTGACAAGGACAATTTCTCCTTTTCCTTTGATTTCAACGA GCTGGGAAAGTTTAGTCTTGATGGAAAGCTAGGAATTGAAGAAAAGAGTACGAGTAGATTTACTGGCAAATCTGACCCTGTCTCCTCAGAGGTTAAGAAGGATACACAAAGATGTCTTTCAGCCAAGGGCAATGCTATTCTTGAAGAGAATAATAGTACGGACAAAGCACATACACTTGATACTTGCACTTTGAGACCTTCTCATCTAACCAATCATGAGAGTGTGAAGAATGTCAGTCAACCGACTTCAAATATCAATGCTGCTGATTCATCTGACAAGATGCAAGAACATACCAGTGTTAATCCTGCTACAATGGAACAAACTAAAGTAGATTCAGTGCTCAATGACAATCCTGGAGAGCAACCTAAAGAGATATACCCAATGAAGGCAGCTGTTAACATACCTTCTCAGGATTTCTCCTGCATTGCCATATCTAGTGAAGATCCAATACAAGGGCTAGCAGATCCTGTGAACAGTAACGATGAACCTATAGTGAACTCTGGTAAAGTTCATGTATCAAGGGAGAGTAATGACGATGAGCAGTTGAATGGTTTACGATCCAGGGACACCAGCATTATTAATCCCAATGTCTCAAGAAGACCGGTGGGCCAGTTTAATTCCCGGAATGAGGTTCTGGAGGAAAGTGTTTCGCTTAATGAAGGAAGTCAAGACAACCAAAGTTTTAGTGGCGCTCCTAAGAAGTTTTTAAAGAAGACATCACATGGGACAAAGAATACTGAGGAAGAGATTTCAGGTCCCAAGAGTCTCTCTTGTTCAATGCAGAG CCTTGAGCCTCCTATCTCGGGGAACTCGTCTCTACTGAATGCTCGAAGGAGCACAGCAAATAGCGCTGGACATAAAGTTGTTGCAAATCatgtgcttctgaaaagtagCAATGCTTCTGATTCATTGCAAGGTGTTCCTTCCAAAGATAATAAAATATCAACAATTTCTCAACTGACAGGAGCAAG AATTACAAAATTAGGAATCAGAAGTCCGAAGTCTGACatggttccagagaaggaatcaGTACAAGTGAGTGGGACAAAGGGTTCCCCTGTAACAACATCGAGAATCCTTGACTCCATTCCTGAAGGAAAACCTGCACTGCCTAGCCCATCCATAATGCAGAAAGTTCCTGAG GAATCTGTTCTAGATCCAAAAGCTCCTAAAGTGCTCAAACACATCATGAGATCACCAGCTGTAAG AAAATCACCTCGAACTGTTCCAGAGTTGGGAAATGAAATG ATTCTGGGAAGTGGAACTCCAAAAGCTCATGTGGATAATGCAATCTCTTCACGTATGCCACCTGGGATGGAAGCCATTTCAGATCTAGAGCTGCCTGTGTTGTTAGAAAATGATGGAAACATAGAAAGAGCTGAGGCTTGTAGAAAGGAGCTTGAGGAT ATATGCATTCTATTGAAAAGGAAacatgcagaagctaaagagctaGCAGTTCGGGCTATCGTTAACAACAATACAATGCTGATGTTAAACCACCCAATGATTGAGGAGAAAAT TTGCTCTATTCAGAAATTCGCAAACAACCTGAGATCCAAGAAGTACTTATTTGAGGAAGTTGGCACCATTAACGCT CACTGA